Proteins from a single region of Chryseobacterium sp. T16E-39:
- a CDS encoding tetratricopeptide repeat protein — protein sequence MNNISRRLENVKKLQAKRWENEDHWDEINDLLIKELDEILLIEPENTSALINIGAIYSDMGENEKAVDYLKAALALGSEDKNLFINLAIVMIYMEKHQEEYLEYLEEAEDKIEHSLTFKAYFDPQSH from the coding sequence ATGAATAATATAAGCCGAAGATTAGAAAACGTAAAAAAGCTCCAGGCAAAACGTTGGGAAAATGAAGATCACTGGGATGAGATCAATGATCTTTTGATCAAAGAATTAGATGAAATTCTACTTATTGAACCCGAAAATACTTCTGCTTTGATCAATATAGGTGCTATATATTCTGACATGGGGGAAAATGAAAAAGCAGTAGACTATTTAAAAGCCGCATTAGCTCTGGGCTCAGAGGATAAAAATCTTTTTATCAATCTGGCCATTGTGATGATCTATATGGAGAAACATCAGGAGGAATATCTTGAATATCTCGAGGAGGCTGAAGACAAAATTGAACATTCGCTTACTTTTAAAGCTTATTTCGATCCCCAATCCCATTAA
- a CDS encoding M3 family metallopeptidase: MNVLTENFNTPYHTAPFDRIKNEDYLPAFKELIQRSEEEINSIVDNPESPTFQNVIEALAFSGEKLEVLSNIFFNVNSAETNDELQHIAEEVSPILSEYSSKISQNEPLFNKIKKVYEDKEKYNLNEEQQMLLQETYKGFVRSGALLNDEDKEKLKNINMDLSLKSLKFGQNVLASTNAYFKHITHKEDLAGIPDAIIEQYAEEAKERNLEGWVLTLQYPSYVPFITYAENRELRKELALANGKKSFDGGEFDNQNLIKEIVDLKQKKAELLGYKNYADFVLEERMAKSPTKVLDFLNELLTKAKPYAGKEIEELKALAKTDGIDEMQGYDHPFYAEKLRKEKFDLNDEELKPYFPLNQVQDAVFELAHQLFGLTFEERNDIPKYHGDVKTYEVKENGEYKSLLYVDYFPRKGKRAGAWMTSYKNQYKKDGENSRPHISIVCNFSKPTKDTPSLLTFQEVTTLFHEFGHALHGMLANTQYPGLSGTSVKWDFVELPSQFLENFCYEPEFLKTFAKHYKTGEVLPDEKIQRIEQSKNFMEGYQTMRQLGFGIMDMMYHTNVEELEHESVKEFEDRYTKATQLYPTNPETAMSPSFSHIFQGGYSAGYYSYKWAEVLDADAFQYFKENGIFNPEIAAKYKVLLSSGGTKDPMELYKSFRGSEPKVESLLKRAFG, translated from the coding sequence ATGAATGTCTTAACAGAAAATTTCAATACTCCTTACCATACCGCACCATTTGACCGTATTAAAAATGAAGATTATCTTCCGGCATTTAAAGAACTCATTCAGCGATCGGAAGAAGAAATCAATTCTATTGTTGACAATCCTGAATCCCCTACATTTCAAAATGTTATTGAAGCATTAGCATTTTCAGGCGAAAAATTAGAGGTTTTATCTAATATTTTTTTTAATGTAAATTCTGCAGAAACGAATGATGAATTGCAGCACATTGCTGAGGAGGTTTCCCCTATTTTAAGTGAATATTCTTCAAAAATATCTCAAAATGAGCCGCTTTTCAATAAGATCAAAAAGGTGTATGAAGACAAAGAAAAATACAACCTTAACGAAGAACAGCAAATGCTTTTACAGGAAACCTATAAAGGCTTTGTAAGAAGTGGAGCTTTATTAAATGATGAAGACAAAGAAAAGCTAAAGAATATCAACATGGATTTATCCCTGAAATCCTTGAAATTCGGACAAAATGTATTAGCATCTACAAATGCTTATTTTAAGCACATTACTCATAAAGAGGATTTGGCAGGAATTCCAGACGCTATCATAGAACAATATGCTGAAGAGGCCAAAGAAAGAAATCTGGAAGGCTGGGTTTTGACATTGCAATACCCAAGCTATGTTCCATTTATTACCTATGCTGAAAACCGTGAATTACGGAAAGAACTGGCTTTAGCCAACGGGAAAAAATCTTTCGATGGCGGAGAATTTGATAACCAAAACCTCATCAAAGAAATCGTTGATCTGAAACAGAAAAAAGCAGAATTGCTAGGCTATAAAAATTATGCAGACTTTGTATTGGAAGAGAGAATGGCCAAATCTCCAACGAAGGTTTTGGATTTTTTAAATGAATTACTGACGAAAGCAAAACCTTATGCCGGGAAAGAAATAGAAGAGCTAAAAGCATTAGCTAAAACTGATGGTATTGACGAAATGCAAGGTTATGATCATCCGTTTTACGCAGAAAAACTCCGTAAAGAAAAATTTGATCTTAACGATGAAGAGCTTAAACCTTATTTTCCTCTAAACCAGGTTCAGGACGCGGTATTTGAATTAGCTCATCAATTATTCGGATTAACTTTTGAAGAAAGAAACGACATTCCAAAATACCATGGAGACGTAAAAACGTATGAGGTAAAGGAAAATGGGGAATACAAATCACTGTTATATGTAGATTATTTCCCAAGAAAAGGCAAAAGAGCCGGGGCCTGGATGACCAGCTACAAAAATCAATATAAAAAAGACGGTGAAAATTCACGTCCTCATATTTCTATTGTCTGCAATTTCAGCAAACCAACAAAAGATACTCCAAGTTTATTGACGTTCCAGGAAGTAACGACATTATTCCACGAATTTGGTCATGCTTTACATGGAATGTTAGCGAACACCCAATATCCAGGTCTTTCAGGAACTTCTGTAAAATGGGACTTTGTTGAGTTACCTTCCCAGTTTTTAGAAAACTTCTGTTATGAACCCGAATTCTTAAAGACTTTCGCCAAACATTATAAAACTGGTGAAGTTCTTCCGGATGAAAAAATCCAGCGAATAGAACAGTCTAAGAATTTTATGGAAGGCTACCAGACCATGAGACAATTAGGTTTCGGAATTATGGATATGATGTACCATACGAATGTTGAAGAACTAGAGCATGAAAGTGTAAAGGAGTTTGAAGATCGATACACAAAAGCAACCCAGCTTTATCCAACTAATCCTGAAACTGCCATGAGCCCAAGCTTCTCCCATATTTTCCAGGGTGGTTATTCTGCAGGATATTATTCTTATAAATGGGCAGAGGTACTGGATGCAGACGCATTCCAATATTTTAAAGAAAATGGCATTTTCAACCCGGAAATTGCTGCGAAATATAAAGTCCTGCTTTCTTCCGGAGGCACCAAAGATCCAATGGAATTGTATAAAAGTTTCAGAGGCAGTGAACCGAAAGTGGAAAGCTTGTTGAAGAGGGCTTTTGGATAA
- the dapB gene encoding 4-hydroxy-tetrahydrodipicolinate reductase, with protein sequence MIKVFVAGATGWAGSELSKGIFKQEGMQLVGGLSRSNNGKNLAEILDLGNVEIPVFDTIEKALDTIDFDVLFDYTKPDIAKTNILAALKRGKKVIVGTSGLTTEEYSEIEKTALEHNTSVLAVGNFAITVVLLQKFAEIAAKYIPNYEIIDYAHEHKIDTPSGTVRELAHRLAQVQKPTVHIPTDQLVGEKETRGAEMEGVHVHSVRLPGYVIAVETIFGLKDERLTIRHDSGTSAEPYVKGGLLAIEKIGTFIGLRRGLDTVMDF encoded by the coding sequence ATGATCAAAGTATTCGTTGCAGGAGCTACCGGATGGGCAGGCTCTGAATTGAGCAAGGGCATCTTTAAACAGGAAGGAATGCAACTGGTTGGCGGATTGTCCAGATCCAACAACGGGAAAAACCTGGCTGAAATCCTTGATTTAGGGAATGTAGAGATCCCCGTATTTGATACCATAGAGAAAGCATTGGACACCATTGACTTTGATGTCCTGTTCGACTATACAAAACCAGATATTGCAAAAACAAATATCCTTGCCGCTTTAAAAAGAGGGAAGAAAGTAATTGTAGGAACTTCCGGACTAACTACGGAAGAGTATAGCGAAATAGAAAAAACAGCTCTTGAACATAATACTTCGGTATTGGCTGTCGGAAACTTTGCTATTACGGTTGTTCTTTTACAAAAGTTTGCAGAGATTGCCGCCAAATATATTCCCAATTATGAAATTATTGATTATGCTCATGAGCATAAAATAGATACACCAAGCGGAACGGTTAGAGAATTAGCACACCGTCTTGCTCAGGTTCAGAAACCTACTGTACATATTCCCACTGATCAGTTAGTAGGTGAGAAAGAGACCCGAGGCGCTGAAATGGAAGGTGTTCATGTTCATTCCGTAAGACTTCCCGGATACGTTATTGCTGTGGAAACTATTTTTGGATTAAAAGATGAAAGGCTTACGATAAGACACGATTCTGGAACCAGTGCTGAACCTTATGTAAAGGGAGGTTTATTGGCTATTGAAAAAATTGGAACATTCATAGGGCTCAGAAGAGGTTTAGATACAGTGATGGATTTTTAA
- a CDS encoding class I SAM-dependent methyltransferase, producing MKENKYDNNSFFEQYGKMMRSQIGLEGAGEWHVLQKMLPDFTGKTVLDLGCGFGWHCRYAIEHGAKSVVGIDLSERMLEKAREINSIEGITYIRKALEDVDYPTEQFDIVLSSLTFHYIESFDEMAHNIYQWLKPEGQFVFSVEHPVFTAEGTQDWTYGTHGEKQHWPVDNYFIEGKRSTTFLGESVIKYHRTITSYLNALLKSGFKIKEVVEAEPSEEMLKQFPEMKDELRRPMMLLISVEK from the coding sequence ATGAAAGAAAATAAATACGACAACAATTCTTTTTTCGAACAATATGGAAAAATGATGCGTTCTCAAATAGGACTGGAAGGTGCCGGTGAATGGCATGTTTTACAAAAAATGCTGCCAGATTTTACAGGAAAAACAGTTCTCGATTTAGGTTGTGGCTTTGGCTGGCATTGTCGGTATGCCATAGAACATGGAGCAAAATCTGTCGTTGGAATTGACCTTTCAGAAAGAATGCTTGAAAAAGCCAGAGAAATCAACAGTATAGAAGGAATTACATACATACGAAAAGCTCTGGAAGATGTTGATTACCCAACTGAGCAGTTTGATATTGTATTAAGTTCATTGACCTTCCATTATATAGAATCATTTGATGAAATGGCTCACAATATTTACCAATGGCTAAAGCCAGAAGGTCAATTTGTATTTTCAGTAGAACATCCCGTTTTTACTGCTGAAGGAACACAAGACTGGACTTATGGAACTCATGGAGAGAAACAGCACTGGCCCGTAGATAATTATTTTATTGAAGGAAAACGGAGTACTACATTCTTAGGTGAAAGTGTTATAAAATATCATAGAACGATAACCTCCTATTTGAATGCTCTTTTAAAAAGCGGCTTCAAAATTAAAGAGGTCGTTGAAGCAGAGCCAAGTGAAGAGATGCTGAAACAGTTTCCGGAAATGAAAGATGAACTCCGCCGACCAATGATGCTACTGATTTCGGTGGAAAAATAA
- a CDS encoding SRPBCC family protein translates to MKTILKILGIIIVLVILYAVYAMLAFSKDYHFERSVVINAPKEKVWEHVGSTKAFNTWNPFIKPDKNIVITYSGTSGEVGDSYSWKGNEDVGEGEQTVTASVPNEKSTSKLHFIKPFEGDATANFILTPEGNGTKVTWTMDNELNTMMKLMKPMMDSQMGKTFDQGLADLKKLAEQ, encoded by the coding sequence ATGAAAACAATTTTGAAAATTTTAGGAATAATCATTGTGCTTGTTATTCTGTATGCTGTATATGCGATGCTTGCTTTCAGTAAAGATTATCATTTTGAAAGATCTGTAGTCATTAATGCGCCTAAAGAAAAAGTATGGGAACATGTAGGATCTACGAAAGCGTTTAATACATGGAATCCTTTTATAAAACCGGACAAAAATATAGTGATCACCTATTCAGGAACAAGTGGTGAAGTAGGGGATTCATATAGCTGGAAAGGGAATGAGGATGTAGGTGAGGGAGAACAAACTGTGACAGCATCAGTGCCGAATGAAAAATCAACCAGCAAACTTCACTTTATTAAACCTTTTGAGGGAGATGCAACAGCCAATTTTATTCTGACTCCGGAAGGTAACGGAACGAAAGTAACATGGACCATGGATAATGAACTCAACACCATGATGAAGCTGATGAAGCCTATGATGGATAGCCAGATGGGAAAAACCTTTGATCAGGGATTAGCAGATCTGAAGAAATTAGCAGAACAATAA
- a CDS encoding serine hydrolase domain-containing protein yields the protein MNSNRTFQWFTLLLLFLSCLLFGQGLEKRIDSLILKEFNDPKGPGGVFTVTQKGKSKYQKAFGKANLELDTALNPDNVFQIGSMTKQFTAVAILMLEQQGKLNVNDPISKYIKDYPNGDKITIHHLLTHTSGIKDFTKMKSISTIAQKEMKPEMMVDFFKNEPVDFAPGEKFDYNNSGYVVLGYLIELISGDSYENFIQKNIFDKSGMTHSYYASDRKIIPKRAYGYHKKEYGYVNKTMINFSVPFSSGSLMSTAEDMQKWQNALNKNLLLNAQETQKAFQKYRLNNGEEFTYGYGWHIKEINGVPIREHGGSIFGFKSMGVYIPSEDIYVTGFSNCDCHSPTEVTRNIAKLVLENIKRN from the coding sequence ATGAACTCAAATAGAACTTTTCAATGGTTTACCCTTTTACTTCTATTCCTTTCCTGCCTTCTTTTTGGTCAAGGTTTAGAAAAAAGAATCGACAGTTTAATTCTTAAAGAATTTAATGATCCCAAAGGTCCTGGGGGTGTATTTACAGTGACTCAAAAAGGAAAAAGCAAGTATCAGAAGGCTTTTGGAAAAGCAAATCTTGAACTTGATACTGCCTTAAATCCCGATAATGTATTTCAAATCGGTTCGATGACCAAGCAATTTACTGCAGTTGCTATCCTGATGCTTGAACAGCAGGGAAAGCTTAATGTCAATGATCCCATTTCAAAGTATATCAAAGATTACCCTAACGGAGATAAAATTACCATTCATCATTTACTAACCCACACTTCGGGAATCAAAGATTTCACAAAAATGAAATCAATTTCAACAATTGCTCAAAAGGAAATGAAACCCGAGATGATGGTTGATTTTTTCAAGAATGAACCTGTAGATTTTGCCCCTGGAGAAAAGTTTGATTATAACAATTCCGGATATGTAGTATTGGGATATCTGATAGAATTAATTTCGGGAGATAGTTATGAAAATTTTATTCAAAAAAATATTTTTGATAAGTCCGGAATGACCCATTCCTATTACGCTTCAGATAGAAAGATCATTCCAAAGAGAGCATATGGATATCATAAAAAAGAATATGGTTATGTGAATAAAACCATGATTAATTTTAGTGTTCCTTTTTCTTCCGGTTCGCTAATGTCTACTGCGGAGGACATGCAAAAGTGGCAAAATGCTTTAAATAAAAACCTTTTACTGAATGCTCAGGAAACCCAAAAAGCATTTCAAAAGTACCGGTTAAATAATGGAGAAGAATTTACTTACGGCTACGGATGGCATATTAAGGAGATCAATGGAGTCCCCATTAGAGAACACGGAGGCAGTATCTTTGGATTTAAATCAATGGGCGTATATATTCCATCGGAGGATATCTACGTCACCGGATTCAGTAATTGTGACTGCCACTCCCCAACAGAGGTTACAAGAAATATTGCTAAATTAGTTCTTGAAAATATCAAAAGAAATTAA
- a CDS encoding YqaE/Pmp3 family membrane protein — MLLAILLPFLSFIVRGKVLTGILCLILQITVIGWVPAAIWAALSLNNERANERNEKLIRAVKQSQRQ, encoded by the coding sequence ATGTTACTAGCTATTTTACTTCCCTTCCTATCTTTCATCGTTCGTGGAAAAGTTTTAACTGGAATTTTATGCCTTATCCTACAGATCACTGTAATCGGATGGGTTCCAGCCGCTATCTGGGCAGCTTTATCACTGAACAATGAAAGAGCAAATGAACGAAATGAAAAACTGATTCGGGCAGTTAAACAAAGCCAAAGGCAATAA
- a CDS encoding TlpA family protein disulfide reductase, whose protein sequence is MKRISQIVLLLSFSIAYSQTNFKMEISAPDFEKDSISIGPIMGMGGIHTLYKFVVYPDKNVRFMKSFNSAFIRITDQNILTGNIEYPQPILFSYFNPVENGGYGSDVFFIEKGNYKIKINDKNMGFTPDSDTPTNIEYKKLKKQLEIADKKLKPFVDNNATNIEYKEKLLRNYITKNPNSYVAFWEIVSDFSKYGFNRSYVENMPLFSKKIKETFSYQEFDKILKLENSTNVGATFPDLILNSSDKISKSSFSDYKLTLIDYWATTCKPCIKDLPKLASLYKNYKTKGIQLISVADDTTKERMDRANKILGENNVTWKNYFDLNKEFPKKLHATGYPLQILVDQNGKIIARKFGELDEITAEIEKYIQ, encoded by the coding sequence ATGAAAAGAATTTCACAGATTGTACTCCTCTTATCATTCAGTATCGCTTATTCTCAGACCAATTTTAAAATGGAAATCAGTGCTCCTGATTTCGAAAAGGATTCAATATCTATTGGACCTATAATGGGTATGGGAGGTATTCATACCCTATACAAATTTGTTGTATATCCAGACAAAAATGTAAGGTTTATGAAAAGTTTTAACAGTGCATTCATAAGAATTACTGATCAAAATATACTGACCGGAAATATAGAGTACCCACAACCTATACTATTCAGTTACTTTAACCCTGTTGAAAATGGAGGTTACGGATCTGATGTTTTCTTTATTGAAAAGGGAAATTATAAGATTAAGATCAATGATAAGAATATGGGCTTCACTCCTGATTCTGATACACCTACCAATATAGAATACAAAAAATTGAAAAAGCAACTTGAAATAGCTGACAAAAAGTTGAAACCTTTTGTAGATAATAATGCCACAAATATTGAATATAAAGAGAAATTATTACGGAATTATATCACAAAAAATCCAAATTCTTACGTTGCGTTTTGGGAAATAGTCAGTGATTTTTCTAAATATGGATTCAATAGAAGCTATGTTGAAAATATGCCTCTGTTTTCCAAAAAGATAAAAGAAACATTCAGCTATCAGGAATTTGATAAAATATTGAAATTGGAAAATTCCACTAATGTAGGAGCTACTTTTCCAGATCTGATACTTAATTCCTCTGATAAAATTAGTAAATCCAGTTTTTCAGATTATAAACTTACCTTAATAGATTATTGGGCGACTACCTGTAAACCTTGCATTAAAGATTTACCTAAGTTGGCCAGTTTATATAAAAATTACAAAACTAAAGGTATTCAGTTAATAAGTGTTGCCGATGATACTACGAAGGAGAGAATGGATCGTGCCAATAAAATATTAGGTGAAAATAATGTGACCTGGAAAAATTATTTTGATTTGAATAAAGAATTTCCGAAAAAATTACATGCTACAGGCTACCCCTTACAAATTCTTGTAGATCAGAATGGAAAAATTATCGCCAGAAAATTTGGAGAGCTCGATGAAATTACAGCAGAAATAGAAAAATACATCCAATAA
- a CDS encoding nitroreductase → MNKAEILKEIIEQRRSIFPKDYTETQISQDILDEILHSATLAPNHKRTKPWRFKTFKGEEKAQLAAEMQNIYKATQSEQTFLQKKYDDIGFKINKADVVVSIVVNFSGMLPEWEEIAAVSMAVQNMYLSCTANEVGCYWSSPAIVNHLKESLTIEENQRCLGLFYMGRLD, encoded by the coding sequence ATGAACAAAGCAGAAATTCTAAAAGAAATCATAGAACAGAGAAGAAGTATTTTCCCTAAAGATTATACCGAAACACAAATCTCTCAGGATATCCTTGATGAGATTTTACATTCAGCAACACTTGCTCCTAACCATAAACGAACAAAGCCCTGGCGTTTTAAAACCTTCAAAGGTGAAGAAAAGGCACAGCTGGCTGCTGAAATGCAAAATATTTACAAAGCAACCCAGTCAGAACAAACTTTCTTACAGAAGAAATACGATGATATAGGCTTTAAAATTAATAAAGCAGATGTTGTTGTTTCCATTGTGGTGAACTTCAGTGGCATGCTTCCGGAATGGGAGGAAATTGCTGCCGTTTCAATGGCCGTACAAAATATGTATCTTTCCTGTACAGCCAATGAAGTAGGTTGTTATTGGAGCTCCCCGGCAATTGTTAATCATTTAAAAGAATCCTTAACCATTGAGGAAAACCAAAGGTGCTTAGGACTTTTCTATATGGGAAGACTGGACTAA
- a CDS encoding helix-turn-helix domain-containing protein — MQNAKLKCGLIEADKGFYNDAVSKDAYVWFEKNWQHDEYEHIHERAQLTFVEEGYQYLHIEQKIYLVPKNHVIWIPSGIKHRTTSEAKTVNLMVILFKSVIPSDFFKDVHVFAAPPVLKEMLLYASKWNKSESEDEEQTVFLKALMTSLPNFCDESRFLEIPVPEDHRLIPVCDYINSHYHENLNVGDMADLAKMSVRSLQRIFKEETGITLQKYGQLIRILKSVEFIDTKQYTLSEIAFKVGYKSLSAFTSSYASIMKEGPKVKKDISF, encoded by the coding sequence ATGCAAAACGCCAAATTAAAATGTGGATTGATTGAAGCAGATAAAGGATTCTACAACGATGCTGTTTCGAAAGATGCTTATGTGTGGTTTGAAAAGAACTGGCAGCATGATGAGTATGAGCATATACACGAACGGGCCCAGCTGACCTTTGTAGAAGAAGGTTATCAGTACCTGCATATCGAACAGAAGATCTACCTGGTGCCTAAGAATCATGTCATATGGATTCCTTCGGGCATAAAACACCGGACAACCTCAGAAGCAAAAACGGTGAATCTGATGGTGATCTTGTTTAAATCGGTGATTCCGTCTGATTTTTTTAAGGATGTTCACGTTTTTGCTGCACCTCCTGTTTTAAAAGAGATGCTTTTGTATGCTTCAAAATGGAATAAATCAGAATCTGAAGATGAAGAGCAGACTGTATTTTTAAAAGCTTTAATGACCAGCTTGCCCAATTTTTGTGATGAAAGCCGGTTTTTGGAAATTCCGGTTCCTGAAGATCACCGTTTAATTCCGGTTTGTGATTATATCAACAGTCACTATCACGAAAATCTGAATGTGGGAGATATGGCTGATCTGGCAAAGATGTCGGTAAGAAGTTTGCAAAGAATATTTAAAGAGGAAACAGGAATTACTCTTCAGAAATATGGACAGCTAATAAGGATTTTAAAAAGTGTGGAATTTATCGATACAAAACAATATACATTAAGTGAAATAGCGTTCAAAGTAGGATATAAAAGCCTGTCTGCATTTACTTCTTCTTATGCTTCGATTATGAAAGAAGGACCGAAAGTGAAAAAAGATATCAGCTTCTAA
- a CDS encoding Atu1372/SO_1960 family protein, whose product MKNVSKIITAFLLLIITQSIMAQEHKAKVLVLFYSDNGGTYELAKEISKGIEGKGNAQAVIKQVKTSANPKLKDIPVATVEELSSYDGIAFGSPIYFGNISTGMSEFLSKTVGLWNNHALEGMPATVFMSAGSGAGKELAIQSFWNSLAVHGMVLVSNGIRGVENVDKNTPQGNTVLGVTSLASVKNAERPSESERYMARLQGENFAKVAFALKGTFSNKTASANPVTEKTSDINAVLKQKQITLPQVPKPAGNYQPYVRSGNLVFINQVALKDGKIVNPGKLGAGITEEEVKEATRVTMLNVIAVLNEAVGGDLNRVKRCVQLTGIFNTKDDYTKHADLMNVASNLAVDVFGEKGKHARATFGASSIPVNSSVEIQAVFEVE is encoded by the coding sequence ATGAAAAATGTAAGCAAGATTATCACTGCTTTTTTATTACTAATAATAACCCAATCGATCATGGCACAGGAACATAAAGCTAAAGTTTTGGTTCTCTTTTATTCAGATAATGGCGGAACTTATGAACTTGCAAAAGAAATATCAAAAGGAATTGAAGGTAAAGGAAATGCACAGGCTGTTATCAAACAGGTAAAGACGTCTGCCAATCCTAAGCTTAAAGACATTCCGGTTGCTACGGTTGAAGAACTTTCTTCGTACGATGGAATCGCGTTCGGATCCCCTATTTATTTTGGAAATATCAGTACGGGAATGAGTGAATTTTTATCAAAAACAGTTGGTCTGTGGAATAATCATGCACTGGAAGGAATGCCGGCTACAGTATTTATGTCAGCAGGAAGCGGTGCCGGAAAAGAATTGGCCATCCAGTCTTTTTGGAACAGTTTAGCAGTTCATGGGATGGTTTTGGTTTCCAATGGCATCCGTGGCGTTGAAAACGTAGATAAAAATACCCCACAGGGAAACACGGTTCTGGGGGTAACAAGTCTTGCATCGGTAAAAAACGCAGAGCGTCCCAGTGAAAGTGAGCGTTATATGGCAAGATTACAAGGGGAAAACTTTGCAAAGGTTGCATTCGCATTGAAAGGTACTTTTTCAAATAAAACAGCTTCTGCAAATCCGGTAACTGAAAAGACATCAGATATCAATGCTGTTTTAAAGCAAAAGCAGATCACTCTGCCTCAGGTACCTAAACCTGCAGGAAATTATCAACCCTATGTCCGTTCAGGAAATCTTGTTTTCATTAATCAGGTAGCATTGAAAGATGGGAAAATTGTAAATCCCGGAAAACTGGGAGCTGGAATTACTGAAGAGGAAGTAAAAGAAGCAACAAGAGTAACGATGTTAAATGTTATTGCTGTCTTAAATGAAGCGGTAGGTGGTGATCTCAATCGTGTAAAGAGATGCGTACAATTAACCGGAATTTTTAATACAAAAGATGATTACACGAAACATGCAGATCTGATGAATGTCGCTTCCAATTTGGCAGTTGATGTCTTTGGAGAAAAAGGAAAACATGCAAGAGCAACCTTTGGGGCATCATCTATTCCAGTAAATTCTTCAGTTGAAATTCAGGCTGTATTCGAAGTGGAATAA